In Chitinibacter sp. FCG-7, the genomic stretch CCACCGGTAAAATACGAATTCGACAAAGAATCCGGCGCGATCATCGTTGACCGTTTCGTGGGTACTTCAATGTCCTACCCGATGAACTACGGTTTCGTACCGCACACGCTGTCACTCGATGGTGATCCTGTTGACGTTTTGGTTTACACGCCATTCCCATTGGCACCCGGCATGGTGATCAAATGCCGCGCGATTGGCGTATTGGGCATGGAAGACGAAGCCGGTATGGACGCGAAAGTGATCGCCGTGCCAGTACCGAAAGTGTGCGCAATGTTTGCTCACATCGAAAAACTGGAAGACTTGCCAGAATTGCTGCTCGCGCAAGTAAAACATTACTTTGAGCACTACAAAGATCTGGAAAAAGGCAAATGGGTTAAGGTAACAGGCTGGGGCGACAAAGCTGCAGCTGAAGCCGAGATCATGAGCAGCTACGAGCGCGCGCAACAAGCTTAAGCGGAGTACATGGCACCTGATTTAATCTAAGTGGGTGTCATCCTCCCAATTCATTGCGGGTAAGCCAGAACAACTGGCTTGCCTGCAAGCCGCGAAATTTCTCGCATATTGAAAGAAATTCAATATTCCTTTGCAATCATTAAGCCCATCCTTAGACCCAATAAACCGCACTCGAACCTTCACTAGAACGAAGAAGGGTCGGGCTTGATCCGGCTATTGAATTCATCCAGAACTTTTTGTTCGCGCTGGTTTTCTTTTCTCATTTCGTTTTGCTCATGGCGGACGCGCAAAGCATCAAAGGCTTTGACCTTCTTTTCGCACGCCAGCCAATCGGTTTTTCGGCGCTCGTACTCCAGCTCAAGGCGCGTGACTTCATCACCTTGCTGAATGGCTGCGGCATCCAGCTTGGCGAGAAACAGCTGAAAATCACGCCATTGGGTCACCGAGATGCCTGTTTGTGCGCTGTTGGCAAGTCTAGCCCGATATTCGGTGCGAAAACCATCGACTTGCTCTAGCTTGGATTTGGCGAGCAGCCAGGCTGCTTGGGCGCTTTGCATGGCCCGTGAAGCTTCTTCGCGTTCATCCTGCGCAAGCTGCAATAAAAAGGCAAAACGAAAAGCGGCCA encodes the following:
- the ppa gene encoding inorganic diphosphatase, whose amino-acid sequence is MDISKIAAGKNLPEDFNVIIEIPANAPPVKYEFDKESGAIIVDRFVGTSMSYPMNYGFVPHTLSLDGDPVDVLVYTPFPLAPGMVIKCRAIGVLGMEDEAGMDAKVIAVPVPKVCAMFAHIEKLEDLPELLLAQVKHYFEHYKDLEKGKWVKVTGWGDKAAAEAEIMSSYERAQQA
- the fliJ gene encoding flagellar export protein FliJ → MAAFRFAFLLQLAQDEREEASRAMQSAQAAWLLAKSKLEQVDGFRTEYRARLANSAQTGISVTQWRDFQLFLAKLDAAAIQQGDEVTRLELEYERRKTDWLACEKKVKAFDALRVRHEQNEMRKENQREQKVLDEFNSRIKPDPSSF